The genomic window ATGCGTAATCTTTTATCTAAAAACGCATCTCCTAGACTCACATATCCTCTAGTCAAATTCATATCCGCCTCACGTTTTTTAAATGCATTGCCATATCCCAAAAGTGCCATACTTTCAAACTTTGTGGGCATAGAAGTGATAAAATTTACCACGCCTCCAATCGCTCCGGTTCCATACAGACTTGAAAAAGGTCCGCGTACTACCTCCACCCGCTCAATATCATAAAGAGAAAGCTCATCAAGAATCCGATTTTCTCCTTCCAAATCACTCAATATCACCCCATCAAGCATTACCAAAGTTCCCTTACTGATCCCGCGTATTGTAATGGCAGGACGCGGATTAAGCCCTGCGTCATTGAGAATATGAATCCCTTCATAATTTTTAATAAAATCATTTACTTTTTGAGGGCTTCTTTCTTTCATTTCTTCAGAAGTGACCACGCTCACATTTCCAGGAGCCTTATCGGTAGTAGTCTCCATACGTGTAGCTGTACTCACCTGCCTATTAAGCAGATAACTTTTTGTATCTTCTCCATAGCTTCCTGCAACAAGACCTAAAAATAACATAAATAATCTGCCGGTTCTATTCATTACAACCTCTTTATTATTTTTATATTGGAAATATTATTCACAAAGACATTGATTATACTTAAGAATTTATGAAAAATAAGAACTGTAAAAAAATTTCCACATTTTCAAAGCTATATGTTACTTTTTATCATCTTTTCATTATTTGTCATTTATCTCATTTGCCAAAAAACATAATGGCTTACAACCATCAATACTCGTAATCTTTTTCACTCTTTATTTTAAATCGCTTCGATACGAGTTGCATTGCAAAAATTCAAGCAATCAAAATGATAATGCCAATATCCATTCTCAAGAATAAAAAATACTATAAACGGCTGCTGAAATGGTCAATAAACCAAAAATAAGAATGAATAAATTTTCCAAAGGTCTTTTGTATTTTCTTAACGCATCAAATCTATAAATCGCATATAAAGGCATAATGAATAATATGATTGCCAACACCGGCCCGACGATATTATCAATGATATTTAGAATTTGGGGGTTTGCATAAGCTACCAACCAAGAAACGATAAAAGTGAAGACGATAGTAATTTTTTTAGCAGTTTTTAGTGGAATTTTACCACTAGAAATCTGAAACAAAATTCGATTAAAACCTTCTTGAGCGCCCAAATAATGCCCGAAAAATGACTTACCCATCGCAATAAAAGCAATAAGTGGTGCTGCATAAACTAAAATCGGAGCAATCGCCTTAACAATCGGATTTTGAAATCTTCCTGCAATATTTGCAAGCAAAGATAATATAGATATGTTTTGATCCTGTGCTGTGATAAAATCATCATAACTCAAACACATCATAAAAGAAAAGACAAAAAACATCACGCTTACAATCATTAAAACATTGCTTGCACCAATAATGCGAGAGCTTTTTTGATCGGCCATATCCCCGTATTTTTCCTTAGTATAGACAGCCAAAGAAGAAATAATAGGGGAATGATTAAAAGCAAAAACCATTACAGGCAACATCAACCAAAGCTTTTTAAGGTCTTGATGCCAAGAAAAATCAACATTATTAAATAAATTTAAATTCCACTCAGGTATCAAAGAAATCGCAATCAACATCAAAACTATGATAAAAGGAAAAACTAAAGTACTCATAACCCTAACAATGAACTCTTGCCCAAAGCTTACAATCAAAACCAAAATCCCAACTAAAATAAAAGCCAATAACAAACGATTAGGGGATTGTAAATCCATCTGATGGATAATAAAACTCTCAAGCGTATTTGTAATCCCAACGCTATAAATAAGCAAGATGGGAAAAATAGCGCAAAAATACAAAAGTGTAATCACCATTCCTCCAGCTTTACCAAAATATTCTTGCGCGACTGCAGTAATATCATCAGAACTTACCGAAGAAGACAATACAAAACGACACAAAGCACGATGAGCAAAAAAAGTAATCGGGAATGCCAATACAAGCATCATTATCAAAGGAATAAGACCACCTGCGCCTGTTTTTATCGGCAAAAACAAAACACCTGCGCCAATGGCAGTTCCATAAAGGCTCAATACCCATAAAAAATCATTCTTGCTCATCCCTATCCTTAGCTTGTTATTTAGAGTGTTATAGTGAATTGATTATATACAAAACAATGTTGCAATTTGAAATATATCCATCAAAATATTTCGATAAAGTAACAAAAAGAAACACATAATGAAGTTATTATTTAAATATGGGTTAATTTAGGACATTTTAGTTTAAAGATTAATCATATAATCCAAAAATTTGAATGAAATATAAGGAAATAATATGAGCAATCTAAATATATTTAAAATAGGGGTTGGTCCCTCCTCTTCACATACTTTAGGACCAATGCTTGCAGGGAACTTATTTTGCCAAAAAATTAGGAATAAATTGGAAAAAATCACAAAAATACAAGTTTGCTTTTATGGATCTTTATCCCTCACAGGCAAAGGGCATTTAAGCGATAGAGCCATCATTTGGGGATTAAGCGGATTAGAAGCGAAAAATCTCGATACTTTGACCCAAGAAACCACGATCGCCAAAGCACTCAAAGACAAAAAACTTCTCTTGTGCGGGCAAAAAGAAATTGATTTTAATTACGAAAAAGACCTTCTATTTTCAAAACAATTCCTTCTTTTACACGAAAATGGACTGACACTAAAAGCGATTGATTCAAATGGAAACATATTAGATGAAGAAACCTACTATTCTGTTGGAGGGGGATTTGTCAAAACACAGCAAGAATTACAAAAAATCAAGGAAAATGGTATAGAAAAAGAAGAAAATCCTGATCTCAAAATTATTTTCAATCATTCCAAAGACATTCTTGATTTTTGCCATAAGCAAGGTAAAAATTTGATTCAAGCCTCCCTTGAATACGAACTCCAGTTTAATACTCTTGAACATATCAATCGCTATTGCTTAGAAATATGGACAACAATGCAAGAAGTGTATCACAATGGTATCCATCCTAAAAATAACACATTGCCTGGAAAACTCAAGCTCCACAGAAGAGCACCTGGTCTCTTCAGTAGATTGCAAGCCACAACCGACCCGCTTGGAATCATTGATTTCATTTCTCTATATGCCATCGCTATAGCTGAAGAGAATGCAAGTGGTGCAAAAGTCATCACCGCTCCTACAAATGGGGCTTGTGCAGTTAATCCAGCCGTTTTATTGTATCTGAAAAACCATACCGTAGGTTTTAGCGATCAAAAAGCAGTGGATTTTTTACTTGCAGCAATGCTCATCGGTTCTCTTTACAAAAAAAATGCGAGCATTAGCGGTGCTGAAGCGGGTTGTCAAGCTGAAATCGGAGTGGCAAGCTCAATGGCTGCTGCTGCTATGGCCTCTGTTCTTGGAGCTGATGCTTTTATCGCTTCCAATGCAGCTGAAATCGCTATGGAACATCATTTGGGACTAACTTGCGATCCTGTAGGAGGTCTTGTCCAAATCCCTTGCATTGAAAGAAATGCCTTTGGAGCTATCAAAGCCATTATGGCAGCAAGAATGGCAATGAGCCGTAAAAGCGCTCCAAAAGTAACGCTTGATGAAGTCATTTTGACAATGTATAACACCGGAAAAGATATGAATCTCAAATATAAAGAAACTTCACTTGGAGGATTGGCAACAACATTATCAAGCATTTGTTAAAAACTATTGCCGTCTTTGATGGGTGATACCATAAACCTGATTGCGAAATTCAAAGACAGGATCAATGGGAGCTTGGACACCTTCAGGGAGTATGCCAGGCAAAAATACATCGAGATTACACGAATTGCCTTTAAATTTGTCCAACTCTAATGTGCCTAAAAAAATCTTTCTATTTGTATTTTCCCAAGGTATGCTAATATCATCAAGCACATCTTTAGGATTAGCCAAAACTAAATACATATAATACTTCACGCTACCTTTTTTAAGATCTTCTTGAAATCTTTTTTCTAAAAAGTTATCGCCTGCTTTCTTTGCTTCTTTATCAGAAAGCTCAATGATTCCTGCGTGGGGAACAAAAATAATCTTTGCATTCATTATCTTTGCATCTGCCCCTAAAATTTTATAAACGTGTTGGGTATTAAATTGCACATTAGCAAGACTTAAAGGCACTCCAAGTGTCTTCCCATAGTCCAAAAATCGTCGCACACTTGGGTATTTTCCAGCAAGTACCTCTAAATTTTTCTTATCAGGATCAGAAACAGCTTTCAAAAATTCCACAATCACATCAGGAGTTTTTCCTGCATTAATCACAGTGTTTAACATCGCTAAATCCCAATAATCTTTCCCATTAGTCAATTTAAGTGCCAAACCATGAACACTAAATCGATCACTTGCATTTGGATTTCCTCCACCTGTGGAAAATCTTGCAACAACTTTACTTTTTGTGTTCAATAAAGGGATTTTTACAAATTCATCTATGTCTTTTCGAGGGTCAAAGTGACCTGCGATACAAAATCCTTTAGTATGATTGACTTTTTTATGGGGATAATTTTTATCTCCAAACCTCTGATAAAAAAAATCCGCTGCTTCCTGAGGGGTAAGGGTTTCTTGAGCAAAAAGTACTCCCATCATCAACCCTAAAGATAATAATATGCATTTTGTTGTCATTTGGTTGTTCCTGCTAAATTTAAAAGATTAGATTATAGCAAAATCTTATGTAAGCAGGAAAAACCAAAGCTTGCCGATAGAGTAACTCATTATAGAAAAAATAATTTTGTCAATACAAAAACAATTTAAGATTTTCTAAAAAAACTTGCTTGCGATTTGAACATAAAATGAAGCTCCCATTGTCTTATAATAATCATAATATTGGGCATTGGTAAAATTCAAAAAGCTAAGCGAAAGTGAGGTTTTATTATGGAATTCATACCCGATTTTAGCATCAAATGTCGCTCGCGGATCGACTGAACCAAAAGTATGGCTAGGAGTTTTTGTGTTTTTTATGTTTGTGTAAGCTCCTGATTGTACATTCATTTGCAAAGAACCATAAAATCCTTCCCTATCCTCTCCCCCATACAATAATGCCAAATGCCCCATATGTTGTGGGATAAAAGCAATATAATGCCCGTTTGTAGAAGGATCAGCATTATTTTTAATCACTCGGGCGTTGGTAAAAGTATAATTAGCCATCAAGGACAAATCCCCATAAATTTTCTGATCAACTTCAAGTTCAACCCCATTAATGCGTTCGTGTCCGCCGTTAATATTTTTATAAGGATCATCAACAGTCCCTGAACCATTTTTATAAATAGCATTATACATTTCAGTCTGATAGTAATATGCCTTAAAAAGCCCGCCATAAGCATTTCCTTGTTCAATCCCAAGATCAAACTCTAAGCCATATTCTGGAGAAAGAAGCGGGTTACTCTCTTGATAATCCCCGCTATGGGCGTGTGCATACATCTCTCTTGTATTGGGCGCACGAAATGCCAACCCGATGGAACCTTTCAACACAGTATATTTATAAGGCTTGTAATTGAGTGCAAATTTTGGAGAGGGAAAGAATTTTTTCGTATCGGGCAAAACCTGTCTGCTTGGATCAGTAGAAGTTTTATCCATCGTAGTCATATTATAAGTCTGCCAATAATCCAATCTCAATCCCAAATTGGTGCTAAAAATATCGCTCCATTTACTCGTAAATTGTGTCCAAGCTGCAATCGTCCAAGCACTGCTTTTATCTTGTCTGTAAAGACCGGTATAGGTCTTCCAAAAATCTCTCTGCGTCCAATTACCCACATAATTCCTATCGTTAGAAGCACTCATCATCCTACCTTGAAAACCTACCATTAAAGTATGTTTATCTGAAAGTTTATTTTGATAAATCACATCTAAATAATTACTGCTCGCAGCATTATCCAAAGACTCCCCAGGACCACCAAAAATACTCGTATTGCTATTAGAAGCATTTCCATCAGCAAAATGTGAAACCAAATCCACACTAGAAATCGTGGTAGTGAGTGAAGAATCATCATCAAAATAGTGTTTATGAGAAATTGAAGCGATGTAGTTTTGTTCAAACCGAAATCCTGACCAACCAATCCCATAAAAAGGGCTGTAAAAATTATTGGGAGTAGTGCCGGTACTGATTTTACCGCCATAAACAGGCTGATTATTTGCATCTCTTAAATCTGTTTTGACAGAATTTTGATTTTCATTAATCGTAGACATATTAAACGTCAAACTCGTAGTATCTTTATCTGCCCAATCATATTCTGCTTTGATATGGACATTATTTGTCAAATATCCCGTGCGACCCACATTGCCTACATTCTCTCCTGTTGCAGGAGTATGTCCATTAACCGTAATATTATCAGCTGTATCAAATGTTTTTTTCATTAATGCAGGCACACGTGCATACCCATCGCTTGTTGTAAATCCATAGCTTGCTTTTACACGCAAACGTTTATCAAAGAAAGCATCTCCTATGCTGAAATACCCGCGAACTCTATTTTGTTCTGCACCCCCATTGACAATTTCATTGCCATAACCCAACTCCGCTTTTGATTCAAGTTTTGTAGGCATTGAAGTGATAAAGTTGATAACACCCCCTATCCCGCCGGTTCCATACAAACTACTAAAAGGACCGCGAACAACTTCTATTTTTTCAATATCCATACTTGAAATTGATTGAATAATGCGCATTTCTCCTTCTAAATCATTCAAAATTACTCCATCTAGCATTACAAGCGTCCCATAAGGGATTCCTCGCATAAAGACTTGGGGTCTTCCGTTATAGCCTGCATCTTTATCCACCTTTATGCCTGCCATTACCCGCATCATATCACTCAACTGCTGGGATGTCCTGTCTTTGATTTCTTTATGATCCATCACAGTAACATTACCTGGTGCCTCTGAAATCAAAGTGGGGGTTCGCGTAGAGGTTGTAACAATCTTGTTAAGTTCGTAATCTTTGGTCTCATCTCCAAAAACTGAATAAAAACTGCCTGTCAAAAACAACATCAGTGAAACTGAAATAAAATGTCTCTTCCTTTGGACCATTTGCATTATCTCCTGAAAAATTTTATTACTAATTTTTATATAGTAATATTATTGACATTTTATTCATTATTTCTTAATACTTTATTAAAAATTAATATATTTTAATAGAATGGATATGAGAAATCAAAATTTAAACTTCTTCCCAAATCCCAATTAAAACTAAAAAGAAATGATAAAACCGCTGATAAAAATTACCAAAATGATTATAGGAATGGCGTACTTGACATATTTATACCAAATCCCAACCAATTTTGCATTTGCAGAATTTCCGTTTTTAAGCTCTTTGATTGCGTCTTCTCTAAGCACCCATCCTACAAAAATACTCGCCCCCAAAGCCGTCAAAACAAATAAAATATTCCCACTGATAAAATCAAAAGCATCAAAAATATTTTTTCCAAAAATTTTAACCTCACTCCAAGGACCATAAGTCAAAATACAAGGAATATTCCCGAAAATAAAAATCATCCCCAAAACAAAAGCAATCGCGTTTTGACGCCTCCATTTGAGTTTTTCAACAATTGCAGTGATAATAACTTCATAGATGGGCAAAGAAGTAGTTAGTGCTGCCACAATCAGAAGTAAAAAAAACACAATTCCAAAAGCATTCCCAAAATGCATATGCGAAAACACGATCGGAAGAGTTTTAAAAACCAAAGAAGGCCCAGAATCTGGATTCAAACCAAAGCTAAAAAGCGAAGGAAAAATCATAAATCCCGCCATAATTGCAATAAAAGTATTTAAAACCCCTGTCATTGCAGCCGTTTTTATCAAGTCTTCATTCTTATCCAGATAAGAAGAAAGCGTGATCATCACTCCAAACCCCAAAGACAAAGCAAAAAATACTTGCCCTAAAACTAAAATAAAGAGCTTGGGTGTGATCTTGGTAAAATCAGGCGTAAGGTAAAATTTTACCCCCTCCATTGCTCCAGGCATTGTAAGATTACGAATCACCATCGCCATCAAACATAAGAAAAGCAAAGGCATCAGATATTTCATCGAACGCTCAATCCCATCAATAATCCCCCTAGATAAAATCAACCAATTCAGTGCGACAAAAATAAAAGTAAAAATGCCTATCTCTAAAGGAGCTTGCTCAATATGTGTGGAATAAAAAAGTGAGGTTATTTCTTTATTTATAGGAGCAGAAAGATTCAAAGTGCCATTAAGAATATTCACGATATAAGAGATGACCCATCCCCCAAGCACCATATAATAAGCCAAAATACCAAAAGAACCTGCCAAACCCATATAACCGATAATTTTCCAATATTTAGAAATCTTTTTCTCTTCTACAAACCCGCCAAAAGCATCTACAGAATTCATATGGGCACGTCTCCCAATCACATTTTCTACCAAAATAACTGGTATGCCCACAACAATCATTGCAATGATAAAAACCAATACATAAGCCCCACCTCCGTTTTCTCCAACTAAATAAGGAAACCGCCAAGTTGCTCCAAACCCTACCGTAGCTCCTGCTACCGTTAAAATATAGGTAAGACGACTTGACCAAAGCTGTCTTTTTTGCATCTGATCTCCTTTTTATTTAAATTGATTGAAAAGTTCTTTAGACTTTAAAGATTATCTAGAAAAATTGGCAACTTTTATTAAGTTTAAAATACAAATAGCAATCCAAAATCTTTAATATCTGAAAAACCAAGTCTTTATCTAATCAATAAGGGTATCTAAAAAATCTTGATATATCTCCATATTCAAACCATTCCCTAAGATTGCCCATAATAAAATCCTAGCTTTTCTCCCGCTTAAATAGCCTCCCATCAAAACTCCCCGCTCTCTCAAATCAATTTCAGCCCCTTTATAACCATAGGTTTGATAAGCTGCGGATCCATCTGTTGTCCTTGTACAGACAACGACAGGCATTTTTTCTATCACACTATCAAGTAGCGCACTTGTTTCCAAACTAATATGTCCAGCTCCGAATCCTTTGATAACTAAGCCATCTTGGGTTTGTTTGACCCATTCCAAAACACTTGCATCCCCATCTAAAGTCTGTTCCCACAAAAATACTTTTTTCATAACAGAAGGCATAGGTAAAATGAAACGTTTCAATTTAGGATAAAAATACTCTACTTTCCCCTCAGAAATAAAGCCACAAGTTTTGCCATCTGAACAAAAAGTATTTACCGAAAAACTATGAGATTTTCTCACCCATCTAGCTGTATGGATGGTATCATTCATTACCACCATCACCCCTCTTTCTGTGCTATTAGGACTAAGGGCACATAAAATACTGCTATAAAGATTCCTAATGCCATCTGCCCCAATAGCATTAGCATCTCTCATTGCTCCCATTAAAATCAAAGGCTCGCGATGATTCCAAAACAAATCACATAAAAAAGCACTTTCTTCAAGTGTATCTGTTCCCTGTGTAAGGATCACGCCATTAGCACCATTTTTTATTTGAGTATTCGCCCAATCTAGGGCACTTAAAAGCATTTCAAATTTTAAATGCCCACTTGGGAGAGCAAAAAGACTTTCTGCATAAAGTTCTGCCTCAATATCAGGAAGTGCTGCAATAAAATCTTTTGCACAAAGCTTAGGAACAACACCCTCGCCTTTGTTTTTTGAAGTCATTGAAATTGTCCCGCCTAAAGAACCGATAGATATTTTCATTTTAATCTCCTGTTTCTTGTTTGTCTATAATTTTCCTGGTTTGATCAAAAACATACAAAACATTCCCACGCAAGTAACTGCTGCAGCTGCCATAAACATAGCTTCATAACCTTTTGAGCTTACCAAATATCCTGTAAGCGTAGGGGCAAGCACAGAAGCGATATTGCCTAAAAAATGCATTATGCCACTAAATGTGCCTACTTTTTCTTTAGGTGAAGTATCGATCACAACACTCCAATAAACAGTATTTGCAAAGGAATTCAAGGCATTCCCCAAAGCAATAATAGCAATCACTAAAGCTACTGAAGTTACCAAATTTATCGACAAAAAACTAATCGTGGTCAAAAATAACAAAATAGCAGCAAAATAGCCTCTAGCAATTTTTAGACTTCCTGTTTTATTCAGTAAAAAATCAGAAATTTTGCCACCCAAAAGAATAGTAACACAAGCCCCAATCCAAGGAATCATCCCCATATACCACAAAGAAAACAAATCATAACCAAACATATCTTGGAGATATTTGGGTGTCCAAGTCAAAAGCAAAAAATTCACATAATTGAATGCAAAATACCCAACCGTATTTAAAATCAAGGTTCTGCTTTTAAAAAAATGCCACCATTTTAAATCAGCTTTGGTTTTATCAATAGTGTCACATAAACTTTTTTCACCGATGATTTTAAGTTCTTCTTGACTCACTTTAGGATTTTGATGGGGATAATCCGTCAGTGCTTGCATCAGAAAAAATAATGCAATTAGCCCCGCAATCCCCAATACAATAAATGCAACCCGCCAACTTCCTGAATAGCTCAGTAAAAATACCGCTACAGGAGCAGTCAATAAGGCTCCTAAAGGCGTACTTAAAAGCCCCATTGAAACGACAAATCCTCTTTCTTTGGGTGCTGCCCAATTGCTGATAGTTTTATTAATTACAGAATATGCAGGTCCTTCAGCAAATCCAAAAAGAATTCTCATCACTCCAAAACCTGCTAAAACTGAACCACCAAAAAACATCATTCCAATGTCTCCTGCCCACGCTGTAAGGATTTCAAAAATCGACCAAAATACTCCTGCAAAAAGCCATACTTTTTTAGGACCGAATCGATCAGAAAGCACACCTCCAAGGAGTGCTCCAAACATATAACCATAACCGAAAAATCCAAGCACTGCCCCCCAAGAGCTTTTATCAAGTCCGTATTCATCGATAATAAACTCCCCTGAATAGGACAACGCTCCCCGATCAATATAGTTGATCAAAGCAAGCAAAAGCACTAAAAAGAAAATATGATATCGATAACGTTGCTTATACATAAAATTTCTCCCTAAAGATTTTTAAGTACTGCACAAATCCCATCACCCACCTCAAAGGTCTTGGCATTTCCGCCCATATCAGGAGTTTTAGGACCTTCTTTGACTACTTTTTCTATAGCTTGGATAATTTCTTTGGAAGCCTTTTGATACATAGGTTCTTTTTCACCCAAAAATTCCAACATCAAAGCACCTGACCAAATCATTCCGATTGGATTGGCAATATTTTTACCAAAAATATCTGGGGCTGAGCCGTGTACAGGCTCAAAAAGTGAGGGGAAATTCCTTTGAGGATTGATATTTGCACTTGCACTGACTCCAATAGTTCCCGCACACGCAGGACCAAGATCAGAAAGGATATCACCAAAAAGATTGGAAGCAACTACTATATTGAAGCGTTCAGGTTGCAAAACAAATCTTGCACACAAAATATCAATGTGTTGCTTATCATATTTGACATTTGGAAATGACTTTGCCATCATCTCTGTGCGTTCATCCCAATAAGGCATAGAAATCGAAATGCCATTGGATTTTGTCGCTGAAGTCAGTGTCTTCCTCTCAGATTTTTCAGCCAGTTTGAAAGCATATTCAAGTACTCTATCCACACCTCTTCTAGTAAAAATGGATTCTTGAATTACAAATTCATTAGGTGTTCCCTCAAACATTTTTCCTCCGACAGAAGAATATTCCCCTTCAGTATTTTCTCTGACCACTACAAAATTAATATCTTGACTTCTTTTCCCTGCCAAAGGACAAGGAATACCATCTAAAAGACGCACTGGACGTAGGTTAATATATTGGTCAAAATCTCTTCGAAATTTTAAAAGCGACCCCCACAAAGAAATATGATCAGGAACGATCTGGGGCATCCCTACAGCCCCAAAATAAATTGCATCATAATCTTTTAAAATCTCAAACCAATCATCAGGCATCATCTTTTTGTGCTTGAGATAATAATCACAATTTGCAAAATCAAATTCTTTAAATTTTAAATTCAAGCCAAACTTCGAATCGACATATTCTAAAATTTTCAACCCCTCAGGCATTACTTCATTACCGATTCCATCGCCCTTAATAACAGCTATATTGAATTCTTTTTTCATTTTTTCTCCAAATTTTATGATCAGACATTCAGTATCTCATAAATTTAGAACAATTTAAAAGAATTTTTATTTTATTTTTAATGAATGTTTAATAGTGAAACACAATTGTATGATGTATTTGAATCAGATTATTGAAAAATTTTATTATATTTCAGATCGATCAAAAGAAAAAGTAAAAATAACATCAAAATATTAAAAATCAATATTGATTGTAGAAAATATGGGCATTATCGCAGGTTTTATGAATACGCCCCAAAATTGGGGCAATTTAAAATTAGAGAGTTTTTAAAATCGTATTATTCAAACGATCTGCAAAATCTTTTGCATTTTCGATTGAACCTGATTCCAAAAGTTTTGCAGAAGCATACAACAAATGAGCAATATCAGATAAAAGTTCCTTATCATCTTTATTTTTGAGCTTTTCTAAAATAGGGTGGTTTGCATTGATTTCCATCGTTTTTTTCTGAACTGGAGGCTCTTGACCCATTTGACGCATTAAATTTATCATCATTGCATTTTGTTCATCTCCTACAAGTGCTGCCGGAGAAGAAAG from Helicobacter sp. 12S02232-10 includes these protein-coding regions:
- a CDS encoding aromatic amino acid transport family protein; its protein translation is MSKNDFLWVLSLYGTAIGAGVLFLPIKTGAGGLIPLIMMLVLAFPITFFAHRALCRFVLSSSVSSDDITAVAQEYFGKAGGMVITLLYFCAIFPILLIYSVGITNTLESFIIHQMDLQSPNRLLLAFILVGILVLIVSFGQEFIVRVMSTLVFPFIIVLMLIAISLIPEWNLNLFNNVDFSWHQDLKKLWLMLPVMVFAFNHSPIISSLAVYTKEKYGDMADQKSSRIIGASNVLMIVSVMFFVFSFMMCLSYDDFITAQDQNISILSLLANIAGRFQNPIVKAIAPILVYAAPLIAFIAMGKSFFGHYLGAQEGFNRILFQISSGKIPLKTAKKITIVFTFIVSWLVAYANPQILNIIDNIVGPVLAIILFIMPLYAIYRFDALRKYKRPLENLFILIFGLLTISAAVYSIFYS
- a CDS encoding L-serine ammonia-lyase; this translates as MSNLNIFKIGVGPSSSHTLGPMLAGNLFCQKIRNKLEKITKIQVCFYGSLSLTGKGHLSDRAIIWGLSGLEAKNLDTLTQETTIAKALKDKKLLLCGQKEIDFNYEKDLLFSKQFLLLHENGLTLKAIDSNGNILDEETYYSVGGGFVKTQQELQKIKENGIEKEENPDLKIIFNHSKDILDFCHKQGKNLIQASLEYELQFNTLEHINRYCLEIWTTMQEVYHNGIHPKNNTLPGKLKLHRRAPGLFSRLQATTDPLGIIDFISLYAIAIAEENASGAKVITAPTNGACAVNPAVLLYLKNHTVGFSDQKAVDFLLAAMLIGSLYKKNASISGAEAGCQAEIGVASSMAAAAMASVLGADAFIASNAAEIAMEHHLGLTCDPVGGLVQIPCIERNAFGAIKAIMAARMAMSRKSAPKVTLDEVILTMYNTGKDMNLKYKETSLGGLATTLSSIC
- a CDS encoding catalase, whose translation is MTTKCILLSLGLMMGVLFAQETLTPQEAADFFYQRFGDKNYPHKKVNHTKGFCIAGHFDPRKDIDEFVKIPLLNTKSKVVARFSTGGGNPNASDRFSVHGLALKLTNGKDYWDLAMLNTVINAGKTPDVIVEFLKAVSDPDKKNLEVLAGKYPSVRRFLDYGKTLGVPLSLANVQFNTQHVYKILGADAKIMNAKIIFVPHAGIIELSDKEAKKAGDNFLEKRFQEDLKKGSVKYYMYLVLANPKDVLDDISIPWENTNRKIFLGTLELDKFKGNSCNLDVFLPGILPEGVQAPIDPVFEFRNQVYGITHQRRQ
- a CDS encoding TonB-dependent receptor, encoding MQMVQRKRHFISVSLMLFLTGSFYSVFGDETKDYELNKIVTTSTRTPTLISEAPGNVTVMDHKEIKDRTSQQLSDMMRVMAGIKVDKDAGYNGRPQVFMRGIPYGTLVMLDGVILNDLEGEMRIIQSISSMDIEKIEVVRGPFSSLYGTGGIGGVINFITSMPTKLESKAELGYGNEIVNGGAEQNRVRGYFSIGDAFFDKRLRVKASYGFTTSDGYARVPALMKKTFDTADNITVNGHTPATGENVGNVGRTGYLTNNVHIKAEYDWADKDTTSLTFNMSTINENQNSVKTDLRDANNQPVYGGKISTGTTPNNFYSPFYGIGWSGFRFEQNYIASISHKHYFDDDSSLTTTISSVDLVSHFADGNASNSNTSIFGGPGESLDNAASSNYLDVIYQNKLSDKHTLMVGFQGRMMSASNDRNYVGNWTQRDFWKTYTGLYRQDKSSAWTIAAWTQFTSKWSDIFSTNLGLRLDYWQTYNMTTMDKTSTDPSRQVLPDTKKFFPSPKFALNYKPYKYTVLKGSIGLAFRAPNTREMYAHAHSGDYQESNPLLSPEYGLEFDLGIEQGNAYGGLFKAYYYQTEMYNAIYKNGSGTVDDPYKNINGGHERINGVELEVDQKIYGDLSLMANYTFTNARVIKNNADPSTNGHYIAFIPQHMGHLALLYGGEDREGFYGSLQMNVQSGAYTNIKNTKTPSHTFGSVDPRATFDAKIGYEFHNKTSLSLSFLNFTNAQYYDYYKTMGASFYVQIASKFF
- a CDS encoding sodium-dependent transporter; translated protein: MQKRQLWSSRLTYILTVAGATVGFGATWRFPYLVGENGGGAYVLVFIIAMIVVGIPVILVENVIGRRAHMNSVDAFGGFVEEKKISKYWKIIGYMGLAGSFGILAYYMVLGGWVISYIVNILNGTLNLSAPINKEITSLFYSTHIEQAPLEIGIFTFIFVALNWLILSRGIIDGIERSMKYLMPLLFLCLMAMVIRNLTMPGAMEGVKFYLTPDFTKITPKLFILVLGQVFFALSLGFGVMITLSSYLDKNEDLIKTAAMTGVLNTFIAIMAGFMIFPSLFSFGLNPDSGPSLVFKTLPIVFSHMHFGNAFGIVFFLLLIVAALTTSLPIYEVIITAIVEKLKWRRQNAIAFVLGMIFIFGNIPCILTYGPWSEVKIFGKNIFDAFDFISGNILFVLTALGASIFVGWVLREDAIKELKNGNSANAKLVGIWYKYVKYAIPIIILVIFISGFIISF
- a CDS encoding asparaginase — protein: MKISIGSLGGTISMTSKNKGEGVVPKLCAKDFIAALPDIEAELYAESLFALPSGHLKFEMLLSALDWANTQIKNGANGVILTQGTDTLEESAFLCDLFWNHREPLILMGAMRDANAIGADGIRNLYSSILCALSPNSTERGVMVVMNDTIHTARWVRKSHSFSVNTFCSDGKTCGFISEGKVEYFYPKLKRFILPMPSVMKKVFLWEQTLDGDASVLEWVKQTQDGLVIKGFGAGHISLETSALLDSVIEKMPVVVCTRTTDGSAAYQTYGYKGAEIDLRERGVLMGGYLSGRKARILLWAILGNGLNMEIYQDFLDTLID